GTCGGCTTCGCGCCGAACGTCGAGGGCTTCGGCCTCGAGGCGACGGGCGTCAAGCTCACCGAGCGCGGCGCGATCGAGATCGACGACCACATGCGCACGAACGTCGAGGGCGTCTACGCGATCGGCGACGTGACCGCCAAGCTGCAGCTCGCCCACGTGGCGGAGGCGCAGGCCGTCGTGGCGGCCGAGACGATCGGCAAGGCCGAGACGCAGACGCTGGGCGACTACCGGATGATGCCGCGCGCGACGTTCTGCTCGCCGCAGGTCGCGAGCTTCGGCCTCACCGAGGAGCAGGCGCGCGCCGAAGGTCGCGAGATCAAGGTCGCGAAGTTCCCGTTCAGCGCCAACGGCAAGGCGAACGGCCTCGGCGAGCCCGTCGGCTTCGTCAAGCTGATCGCGGACGCCGAGCACCTCGAGCTCATCGGCGGCCACCTGATCGGCCCCGACGTGTCGGAGCTGCTGCCCGAGCTGACGCTTGCCCAGAAGTGGGACCTGACGGCGCTCGAGGCCGCGCGCAACGTGCACACGCACCCGACGCTGTCGGAGGCGCTCCAGGAGGGCTTCCACGGCCTCGCGGGGCACATGATCAACCTCTGATCGACGACGCTTCCGGCAGCAGCCGGCGAAGCGCAGGAGAGGCCCGGATCGGCGCAGACGCGGATCCGGGCCTCTTCCGTGTGCGCCGACCGCGCGCGCTCGACAGGGTGCCGGTGCAGGCTCCGCGATAACCGATCACCCGCGTCCGCGCAAGGCCGAGGTGAGGTGGCGCCCGAGCGCATAGCCTCCGGGCATGGGTGACGACGAGAAGTTCCGCAAGGGTGACGACGTGACGTGGTCCAGCCACGGGCAGACGGTGCACGGTGAGGTCGTCGAGAAGATCACCGAGGACACCGAGGCGGCAGGTCGGACGGTGCGCGCGTCGAAGGACGAGCCGCAGTACCGGGTGCGCAGCGACAAGAGCGGCAAGGATGCGGTGCACAAGCCGTCCGCTCTCAAGGAGGACTCGTGAGCGCGGAGTTCGACGAGGCCGTCAACATGACGGCGAGCGAGCTGGAGAAGTGGCTGCGCACCGACGAGTCGAAGTCCGTCGGGCAGTCGGACGACGGCGGCGAGTCGGTCGGGCACGAGTCCGGCCGTCGCATCGTGGAGCTGCTGCGGAAGAAGAAGGCCGACCTGACCGACGACGACGAGGCGCACATGCGGAAGGTGGTCGGCTACGTCCACCGCCACCTCGCGCAGCGCCCGGACGGGGACGTCGAGGACACGCGGTGGCGCTACTCCCTCATGAACTGGGGTCACGACCCCCTCAAGGACTGATCCGCGCATGCCGCCGGGGTCGATCGAGATCGCCCCAGGATGACGAAGGCCCCCGGGATCGCCGGGGGCCTTCGTCGTGTGTGCGAAGCCGGATCAGCGACCCAGCGCGCGAGCGAGCTTCGATGTCGAGCCGGCGGCGCGGGCGCCCGCGGCGAACGCGGCGTCCGTCACGGCCGCGAAGAACGTCTCGCGCGCGGCGGCCTCCACCGGGGCGGCGGGTCCGAGCTCGATCTCCCACTCGTGCCACTCGCGGGCATCGCCCGTGCGCAGGTCGGTCGTGCGCACATGGTCGTCGACGAACTCCGCGAGCACTCCCCCGTCCGCGTCGAGCAGCGCGTACGCCGTGCGGTCGTTGACGATGCGCGCGAGCGGGTGCAGCGGCGCGGTCGTGTACTCCGCGACCACGCGCGACACCGTGTCCGGGACATCCGGGCCCTCGCCGAGCGGCCAGTGCAGCTCGGTGCGCGCACCGTCGACGAGCGGCCCCTTGATGTGCCACCCCTCATCGGGCCCGCCCGTGCGGCGCCGCAGCGCGACGCCGGAATGCGCCAGCGCGACGTCGTCCGTGTCGAGGTAGAGCGCGTCCAGGTGGCGGATCTCGCCGGAGGAGACGGACGCCACGCCCGGCACGCCCGACCAGTCGGGCACGGGCGTGCCCGCGTCCACGTCGAACTTGCGCTCGATCTCGACCGAGCGGGAGGGTTCGGTCACTCGCCCGGACGGACGTCGTCGTCGTTGGGAGTGACCTCCTGCGGCTCCTCCGTGAAGCGGAAGGCCACCTCGGTCGGTCCATCCGCGTCGCCGGTGTGAGCCGGGTCGCCGTCGCGCTCGTAGACGACCTGCCCCTCCGAGTAGGGCAGGATCAGCTGCTCGAGGTCGGGGGTCTCCAGGGGAAGGACCTGTCCGTCGAGGGGTCCACCAGTCAGTCGTGCGATAGCCATCCCCTCACCCTAGCCGTCCGCCTCGTGGCTCTCACGGACTTGACGCAGGTCCGCTTCGCGCTCCTTGTCCTCCGCCTCGCGTGCCTCGCGCAGCTCGCCGACGGCCGCCTGGACCGCGCTCTCGGCGCGGCGGACGCGCCGCTGGGCGAACGTCTCGGCCGCGAAGCGGGCGCGGACGCGGTCCTGCCCCTCCTCGATGCCGACGATGATGTACGCCGCGGCGATCAGCAGGACCTGCGCCGACAGGTTCACCCACAGCAGCAGGGCGATCAGCGAGGCGAACGAGGCGAGCAGCCGGTTGGAGCCCGCCCCGCTGACGAACAGGCCCGAGAGCTGCTGCAGCACGACGAGCCCCACGCCGCCGACGAGCGCGCCCGCCCACACGGCGCGCGGCGAGGCCTTCCTGCCCGACAGCATCCAGAACATGACGGCGATCATGATCGTGTCCAGGGCGAGCGTGACGAGCACCGTGACCACGCGCGTCAGCACGATCGCGACGCCGGTCTGGCCGGCGCCGATCCAGTCGAGCACGGTCGTGACGAACGCCGAGCCGAGGAAGGTCGAGACGGCCGCGGCCAGCAGCAGACCTCCCAGCACGATCGCGAACAGCAGGTCGCGCAGGATCACCACGATGGGCGACGACGTGGCGTGCGTGGTCCCGGCCATCAGGCGGATGGATGTGCGCAGGGCGCCCACCGCGCCGATCGCCGCCGCGAGCAGACCGACCAGCGAGATGATGCCGGCGAGCGTGAAGCTGGCGGGCTGCCGCAGCGCCGAGGGCTCGATGATTCCGTTTTCGCCGACGAGGCCGGGGATGACGTTGTCGACGGCGGCGAGCAGAGCCTGCCAGAGCTCCGGCTGGCCGATGAGCCAGATGGCGGCGACGGAGAAGCCGAGCAGCACGCCCGCGAAGATCGAGAACAGCGCGCGGTACGTGACGGCTCCCGCCAGCAGCGCGCCCTGCTGCTCGGAGTACAGCAGGAAGGCCCGGACGGGCTTGCGGGCGAGCGCCCACGCGATCAGCACCTTGAGCTTCGCCATCAGACCCGCCATGCCGCTCAGGCTATCGGCGCCGCGCGATCGGCCCCAGGCGCTTGACACCCCGCTACGCGAGCAGCCCCGCCCAGGCTCCGAGGATCATCCAGGGCCCGAACGCGATGTGCGCGTCGCGGCTCGCCCGGCCGGTCGCCAGCAGCGCGGCCGCGTGCACGCCGCCGAGGACGAAGGCCGCGAGCGCTCCCGCGGCGAGGTCCGCCCAGCCGTGCCAGCCCAGCAGCATGCCGAGCAGCGCGGCGAGCTTCACGTCCCCGCCCCCGAGGCCGGCGGGAAACGCCAGGCGCAGCAGCAGGTAGAGACCGAACAGCGCGATCCCTCCGAGCGCGGCCCGCCCGAGCGGTGCGGTGTCACCCGCCAGTGCCGCGACCAGGCCGAGTGCCGCGGCGAGTCCGATCGCCGCAGGCAGCACGATCGTGTCGGGGAGTCGATGTTCGCCGATGTCGATGCGGATCAGGATGAGCGACACGACGACGAGCGCCGCGTGTGCCGCGGCCAGCAGGACGTCGCTCGCGGTCATCCGTGCCTCCCGGGACGAGGCTAGGCAAACCCGGCGCCCCGCGGCGGCGGGCTGTGGATAAGTCTCAGAGCTCGAGCACGTGGAGGTGCACCGTCGCGGCCTCTCCCTCGGCGAGCCTCTCGGCATCGCGCACGGCGCGCTTCAACGGCAGCGCGTACGTCTCGCGCCCCGGGAAGATCGACGTGCGCCACGTGGTTCCGCCGATGCGCGCCTCGACGCGCAGCGACCCGAACCCTCGCGGCGGGGCCGGCAGCTCCCGCAGATCGCTCGAGATGTCGGCCGGCACATCGAGGAAGAACCACGACTCCGTGCGGGCATCCCAGCGGTAGACCTTCGCCTCGAACTCGATGCGCACGCCCATGCCGTCAGCGTACTGACGGCGTCCGACATCACTCTCCCATGCGGTTGCGCGTGCGCATCGCGCGCTCGGCCTCGCGCTTGTCCTGGCGCTCGCGCAGCGTCTGACGCTTGTCGTACTCCTTCTTGCCCTTCGCGACGCCGATCTCGATCTTCGCGCGACCGTTGAGGAAGTACAGCCTGAGCGGCACCAGCGTGTAGCCGCCCGCCGACACCGCGTGGCTGAGCTTGACGATCTCGTCCTTGTTCAGCAGCAGCTTGCGGATCCGCTTCGACGAGTGGTTGGTCCAGCTCCCCTGCGAGTACTCGGGAATGTGCACCGCGTCGAGGAACGCCTCGCCCCCGTTGATGTAGGCGTAGCCGTCGCTGAGGTTCGCGCGACCCTGGCGCAGCGACTTGACCTCGGTACCGGTGAGCACGAGGCCCGCCTCGTACGTCTTCTCGATCGTGTACTCGTGGCGGGCGCGACGGTTGGTCGCGACGATCTTCTCGCCCTGTTCCTTCGGCATGTGCTCACCTCCCGTGTTCGCGCACAGCCCTCCATCCTATCCCGGCGAAGCGGGTCCGGTGTGTGACGCGAGGTTTCGCTTCTCTTGCCGAGCCGGATGCCGGGCGGCTTTCATGCAGGGATGACCCGGCAGATCCGCTTCAACGCATTCGACATGAACTGCGTCGCCCACCAGTCCTCGGGGCTCTGGCGCCACCCGGAGGACCGCTCGCGGCAGTACAACACGCTGGAGTACTGGACCGAGCTCGCGAAGCTCCTCGAGAGCGGCACGTTCGACGGCATCTTCATCGCGGACGTGCTCGGCACCTACGACGTCTACGGCGGCACGAACGAGGCCGCGATCCGCAACGGCGCACAGGTGCCCGTGAACGACCCGATCCTGCTGGTGAGCGCGATGGCCGCGGTCACCGAGCACCTCGGGTTCGGCATCACGGCCGGCACCGCGTTCGAGCACCCCTACCCGTTCGCGCGGCGCCTCACGACGCTCGACCATCTCACGAGGGGGCGCGTGGGCTGGAACGTCGTCACCGGCTACCTGCCGAGCGCGGCCCGCAACATGGGGCAGGAGGACCAGCTGAAGCACGACGACCGCTACGACCACGCGGACGAGTACGTCGAGGTGCTCTACAAGCTCTGGGAGGGCTCCTGGGAGGACGACGCGGTGATCGAGGACCGCGAGCGGGGCGTGTTCACCGACCCCGCGAAGGTCCATCCGATCGGGCACGAGGGGACGCACTTCAAGGTGCCCGGGATCCACATCTCCGAGCCCTCGCCGCAGCGTACCCCGGTGATCTACCAGGCGGGCGCGTCGCCGCGCGGCGTGCGCTTCGCGGCGGAGAACGCCGAGGCGATCTTCGTCGCGGCGCCGTCGAAGGAGGTGCTCGCCGGCACCGTGAAGCGCATCCGCGACGCTCTCGAGGCCGCCGGCCGCGACCGCTACGACGCGAAGATCTACACGCTGCTGACGGTGATCACGGCCGCGACCCACGAGGAGGCGGTCGCCAAGCACGCCGAGTACCTCGAGTACGCGAGCGCCGAGGGCGCCCTGACGTTCCTGTCGGGGTGGATGGGCGTCGACCTGTCGCAGTACCGCCCCGACGAGCCCGTCGGCAACGTCGAGTCGAACGCGATCCAGTCGGTGCTGCACCACCTGCAGGAGGAGGCCGACCTCGGTCGCGAGTGGACCGTGGGCGATCTCGGCAGGCACAACGCGATCGGCGGGCTCGGCCCGACGGTCGTCGGTTCCGGCGTCGAGATCGCGGACGAGCTGCAGTCGTGGGTCGCGGAGACCGACATCGACGGCTTCAACCTCGCGTACGCGATCACGCCGGGCACGTGGGAGGACATCATCGAGCACGTCATCCCCGTGCTGCGGGAGCGAGGCGTGTATCCCGACGCCTACGAGGAGGGAACGCTGCGTCACAAGCTGCACGGCGCGGGCGATCGCGTGAAGGACTCGCACCGCGCCGCGCGCTACCGGATCGGCGCCGCGGTGCCCGTCGCCTGACCGCGCCTTCCGCGTCGACGACGGCCGCTCGCCTCGCGCGGGCGGCCGCTCGCCGTGGGCGACCGCACCGCCGGGACGCCCGAAACCCGTCCCGCAGGGCGTGCG
The Microbacterium sp. JZ31 genome window above contains:
- a CDS encoding CYTH domain-containing protein; this encodes MTEPSRSVEIERKFDVDAGTPVPDWSGVPGVASVSSGEIRHLDALYLDTDDVALAHSGVALRRRTGGPDEGWHIKGPLVDGARTELHWPLGEGPDVPDTVSRVVAEYTTAPLHPLARIVNDRTAYALLDADGGVLAEFVDDHVRTTDLRTGDAREWHEWEIELGPAAPVEAAARETFFAAVTDAAFAAGARAAGSTSKLARALGR
- a CDS encoding YihY/virulence factor BrkB family protein yields the protein MAGLMAKLKVLIAWALARKPVRAFLLYSEQQGALLAGAVTYRALFSIFAGVLLGFSVAAIWLIGQPELWQALLAAVDNVIPGLVGENGIIEPSALRQPASFTLAGIISLVGLLAAAIGAVGALRTSIRLMAGTTHATSSPIVVILRDLLFAIVLGGLLLAAAVSTFLGSAFVTTVLDWIGAGQTGVAIVLTRVVTVLVTLALDTIMIAVMFWMLSGRKASPRAVWAGALVGGVGLVVLQQLSGLFVSGAGSNRLLASFASLIALLLWVNLSAQVLLIAAAYIIVGIEEGQDRVRARFAAETFAQRRVRRAESAVQAAVGELREAREAEDKEREADLRQVRESHEADG
- a CDS encoding response regulator, yielding MAIARLTGGPLDGQVLPLETPDLEQLILPYSEGQVVYERDGDPAHTGDADGPTEVAFRFTEEPQEVTPNDDDVRPGE
- a CDS encoding DUF2945 domain-containing protein, whose product is MGDDEKFRKGDDVTWSSHGQTVHGEVVEKITEDTEAAGRTVRASKDEPQYRVRSDKSGKDAVHKPSALKEDS
- a CDS encoding prepilin peptidase, encoding MTASDVLLAAAHAALVVVSLILIRIDIGEHRLPDTIVLPAAIGLAAALGLVAALAGDTAPLGRAALGGIALFGLYLLLRLAFPAGLGGGDVKLAALLGMLLGWHGWADLAAGALAAFVLGGVHAAALLATGRASRDAHIAFGPWMILGAWAGLLA
- the smpB gene encoding SsrA-binding protein SmpB translates to MPKEQGEKIVATNRRARHEYTIEKTYEAGLVLTGTEVKSLRQGRANLSDGYAYINGGEAFLDAVHIPEYSQGSWTNHSSKRIRKLLLNKDEIVKLSHAVSAGGYTLVPLRLYFLNGRAKIEIGVAKGKKEYDKRQTLRERQDKREAERAMRTRNRMGE
- a CDS encoding DUF3140 domain-containing protein, with protein sequence MSAEFDEAVNMTASELEKWLRTDESKSVGQSDDGGESVGHESGRRIVELLRKKKADLTDDDEAHMRKVVGYVHRHLAQRPDGDVEDTRWRYSLMNWGHDPLKD
- a CDS encoding DUF1905 domain-containing protein; protein product: MGVRIEFEAKVYRWDARTESWFFLDVPADISSDLRELPAPPRGFGSLRVEARIGGTTWRTSIFPGRETYALPLKRAVRDAERLAEGEAATVHLHVLEL
- a CDS encoding LLM class flavin-dependent oxidoreductase; amino-acid sequence: MTRQIRFNAFDMNCVAHQSSGLWRHPEDRSRQYNTLEYWTELAKLLESGTFDGIFIADVLGTYDVYGGTNEAAIRNGAQVPVNDPILLVSAMAAVTEHLGFGITAGTAFEHPYPFARRLTTLDHLTRGRVGWNVVTGYLPSAARNMGQEDQLKHDDRYDHADEYVEVLYKLWEGSWEDDAVIEDRERGVFTDPAKVHPIGHEGTHFKVPGIHISEPSPQRTPVIYQAGASPRGVRFAAENAEAIFVAAPSKEVLAGTVKRIRDALEAAGRDRYDAKIYTLLTVITAATHEEAVAKHAEYLEYASAEGALTFLSGWMGVDLSQYRPDEPVGNVESNAIQSVLHHLQEEADLGREWTVGDLGRHNAIGGLGPTVVGSGVEIADELQSWVAETDIDGFNLAYAITPGTWEDIIEHVIPVLRERGVYPDAYEEGTLRHKLHGAGDRVKDSHRAARYRIGAAVPVA